Proteins found in one Candidatus Wallbacteria bacterium genomic segment:
- a CDS encoding outer membrane lipoprotein-sorting protein: MKELFLLLLFCFYTCIHALTVEEIIKKVDHNMAPDSVIYHGEMTIHDGNSVFQKSMKIYGRGNDTAFIEFLSPPRDAGTRYLRLSDNLWMFLPRASRTVKISGHMLRQNMMGSDFSYEDQTERRKFWEQYDSAIATEEVFDTREVYVLEMIAKPGREITYTRRKIWVDKENFVVYKSEMYAKSGKLLKLMSVLEYKPCGDRWFATKMRMEDKIKGNSYTEIQITDIELDVAIPDQVFTMQNLERRR, from the coding sequence TTGAAAGAATTATTCCTGCTGCTGCTGTTTTGTTTTTACACCTGTATTCATGCCCTGACTGTCGAGGAAATCATCAAAAAAGTCGACCATAACATGGCGCCAGACTCTGTGATCTATCACGGCGAGATGACGATACACGACGGGAACAGCGTGTTTCAGAAATCCATGAAAATCTATGGCAGGGGCAATGACACCGCTTTCATCGAGTTCCTCTCACCTCCCCGCGACGCAGGCACCCGCTATCTGCGCCTGTCCGACAATCTCTGGATGTTCCTGCCCAGGGCCTCTCGCACAGTGAAAATCTCAGGCCATATGCTGCGCCAGAACATGATGGGCAGCGATTTTTCCTATGAGGACCAGACAGAGCGCCGCAAATTCTGGGAGCAGTATGACAGCGCCATTGCCACTGAAGAAGTTTTCGACACCCGCGAAGTCTATGTGCTGGAAATGATCGCCAAGCCGGGTCGCGAAATCACCTACACGCGCCGCAAAATCTGGGTTGATAAAGAAAACTTTGTCGTCTACAAATCCGAAATGTACGCCAAGTCAGGCAAGCTCCTGAAACTGATGTCAGTACTTGAATACAAACCCTGCGGAGACCGCTGGTTTGCCACAAAGATGCGCATGGAAGACAAGATCAAGGGAAACTCATACACTGAAATCCAGATCACAGACATAGAACTGGATGTGGCGATTCCAGACCAGGTGTTCACTATGCAGAATCTGGAGCGCAGAAGATAA
- a CDS encoding RNA polymerase sigma factor, whose translation MEEVRNQNMAEPNHETVFKQIYLRHYREIFLYCYHLTADREESLDIAQDVFCKAYDEQRIGSPDFKVRPWLYRVARNECLLFFRKVRRWLREKTAYSLLSESAEPSRDEEFLKINALLSRMPARYKSILYLKYFEEMSYEEIAESEEIPLGTVMSRLSRAKSIFKEVMEHGTL comes from the coding sequence ATGGAAGAAGTCCGGAATCAAAACATGGCTGAACCGAATCACGAAACTGTTTTCAAGCAGATCTACTTGAGGCATTACAGGGAAATTTTCCTCTACTGCTATCATCTCACCGCAGATCGCGAGGAAAGCCTGGACATCGCCCAGGACGTGTTCTGCAAGGCTTATGACGAGCAGAGGATCGGCAGCCCGGATTTCAAGGTCAGACCCTGGCTTTACAGGGTGGCACGCAACGAATGCCTGCTTTTCTTCCGCAAGGTGCGGCGCTGGCTCAGGGAAAAAACAGCTTACAGCCTGCTCTCAGAGTCAGCAGAACCCAGCAGGGACGAGGAATTTCTGAAGATCAATGCTCTTCTTTCCCGAATGCCGGCCAGGTACAAGAGCATCCTGTACCTGAAATATTTCGAGGAGATGAGTTACGAAGAAATTGCCGAGTCCGAGGAAATTCCGCTGGGAACGGTCATGTCACGGCTTTCGAGAGCCAAGTCGATCTTCAAGGAGGTGATGGAACATGGAACTCTATAA
- a CDS encoding YdeI/OmpD-associated family protein, with protein sequence MEIGKTLYVKSSSEWREWLLEHHAAEKEIWLIYPKKHSKRPRIPYADAVEEALCFGWIDSIVKGIDEECYAQRFSPRKKNSPWSQPNIERMRRLIAEGRMTPAGLAALKNPETLMEKQELEIAPDVLEALKKDKSVWKNFQAFADNYKRVRIAYIEAGRKHGPEQFQKRLDNFINKTRKNQQFAFGGVQKEK encoded by the coding sequence ATGGAAATCGGAAAAACACTTTATGTGAAAAGCTCATCTGAATGGCGGGAGTGGCTGCTGGAGCATCATGCGGCAGAAAAGGAAATCTGGCTGATTTATCCCAAGAAGCATTCAAAAAGACCGCGGATACCTTACGCAGACGCTGTGGAAGAAGCGCTCTGCTTCGGCTGGATCGACAGCATTGTCAAAGGGATAGACGAGGAGTGTTATGCCCAGCGCTTTTCACCCAGGAAGAAGAACAGCCCCTGGTCGCAGCCGAACATCGAGCGCATGCGGCGGCTGATAGCGGAAGGACGCATGACTCCTGCAGGTCTCGCTGCATTGAAAAATCCTGAAACATTAATGGAAAAACAGGAACTGGAAATCGCGCCCGATGTTCTGGAAGCTTTGAAAAAGGATAAATCTGTCTGGAAGAATTTCCAGGCCTTTGCCGACAATTACAAGAGAGTCCGCATCGCTTACATCGAAGCTGGAAGAAAGCACGGACCCGAACAGTTTCAGAAGCGTCTTGATAACTTCATCAATAAAACCAGGAAAAACCAGCAGTTCGCTTTTGGCGGGGTACAGAAAGAGAAATAA